The Bacteroides ovatus genomic interval GATGCACAGCAGAAGCTTGGCATCCATTACCGGTAGTCAATCGTTTCTGATCCAAAAAGTTACCTTGGCGAGTCATGAAGATGTTACTTGCACCATTAACATCTCCTTTTGAGCATGCAATTATCATTGTATCACCATCTAATGTCCAGGTAATACTGCGAAAACGTCCTACTCCATCACTTCCGGCAGCCAATCCAGTCGTTATGTATTCTCTTTCTAAATCTAAAATTCGTATAGGCTTTTTACCTTGATCACCATTGTCTTGGGTTAAATAAAGAAGATTCGGAAATTTTGGATCAAATGAAAACCACGTAGGAGAATCTATCTTTCCACAATCATTAAATGGACCTTCTTTTTTTATTTCTCCATTTCCTAGTTCATCCACATAGCCACATAAAGTAGTGACAAGCATCTGTTGGACATATTTATATTTCTGTGGTATAGTTACAGTTGGGGTTTCGCCGACTGTTAGTTCTATCGTACCTTCATAACACTGGTCTGGAGTAATGCAATATAAACAATTGCCTTCTACACTAATAACCTTAGCTTCTTTTCCACCTACCCTAACTGAAATAATAGAGGGATCAATGCCAAAATTACTACCATAAATAATCATACGTACTTTTGTTCCTCCTGATTTAGGGGTAAAGTCCGTTACCTCTACTGGTTGACTTGGATCATAAGGGGCTGCAGTTGTATCTTTGTCGTCTTTACAACTGCTGAAACAGACTGTAAAGATGAATGCCAACATCATGCATTGTAGTCCTATGTTCCCATGTTTCATAGTTTTACATTTCATAATACACTAGATTTAAAATTATTGATTATTCTGAACTTTATCCATTAACACTTTCATCCAGTATCCTCCGATCACCGAACGCGCTCTGAAGCCTACCCATTTACCGCTGTCGGTATGGTGCCAATCACTGATAGGCACACGTGACACGGTCTCGTTAATGTATTTATAGACAGGATCAGAGAACTTTTCAAAGGTTACTTGATCCGGAGACATAGCTGCCGTCCACATTATCCAGTCGGATTTTGTGTATTCTTTACGAGAGTCCAGAGGAAGCCCGTAAGGATTCTGCTTTGTCAAGTAATAGTTTATTTCTTTTCCGATTACATCGTTAGGAAATAAATTCAGGTTCCATAACTTATCCCAAACCATGTTATATTTTTGACTCCAAGTGTTCTTTCTGTCAAAAGCCAAACGGTAATGATCACCCTCATTCGCCATTTTTTCCCATTTCACTGCCATTTTCTTAGCTATAACAGCATATTTTTCAGCTACATCATTCAACCCGAGCATCCGAGCCATTTCACTGTATCCGGCCACTCCCATGATCGCTTTCACGGAAAGATTGGCATTATGAGCCCAATGTCCGGCGAAGTCATCCGTGCAAAGTTGGTTTTCCGGGTCCTGTCCAAACTAACAAACCTAATTGTATCTATTTGATAATCTGAATATTATAAATTAGCGTATTGTTACTGTGTTGTGCTTTACATCTTTTTCAAGTAAAATTAAAGTGATTTTTCTCTCAATAAAGTCACTTATTTTCATTACTTTATTATTCTATTTTCTTTCGGATGAACTCTAAAAATGGCGAAAACATCAATAATTAAGTATTGCAAAATTGGCTGTTCTTAATTTATTTCATATTTTTGCAACGACGGTTGACTCAACAGCCGTTGAGAAAAACTTATTGATTATGAAGTTTTATAATAGAGAGAAAGAAATTGCAGAATTGAAGCGTGTACAAGAGCTTGCATTTGGTCAAAATTCCAGAATGATTGTGGTAACAGGCCGTAGGCGTATTGGAAAAACCAGTCTTATAAAACAAGCTCTGAAAGGAACACCTACTGTATATTTTTTCATTGGAAGAAAAGCAGAGAGTATATTAGTCGCAGATTTTATAAAAATAGTACGCGAGACATTATCTATTTTTATTCCGGATGGCATATCCAACTTTACTACTTTGATACAATATCTTTTCGAAATAGGAAAAACACGTTCTTTTAATATTGTTATTGATGAATTTCAGGAGTTTTATAATATCAGACCCGATGTTTTTAGTGATATGCAAAATCTTTGGGATGAATATCGGCAAGAAACTAAAATAAATCTTGTAATTAGCGGCTCTGTATATTCATTGATGCAAAAGATATTCACAGATCATGGAGAACCATTATTCGGACGTGCTGACAATATTTTATGTCTTCGACCCTTCAATACAAAAGTGCTAAAACAAATTATGGAGGATTTTGCGCCCGGATATAGTAATGATGACCTATTAGCTTTGTATACACTGACCGGAGGAATCCCTAAATATGTAGAGCTGTTCTGTGACAATCAAGCCCTTTCTGTTGACCGGATATATGACTTTGTTTTTTCAGAGAATTCCCTGTTTATAGATGAAGGGCGTAATTTGTTGATTACTGAATTTGGGAAAAATTATGGTATTTACTTTTCTATCCTATTAGAAATAGCAAATGGGCATTATACACAAGGAGAAATAGAATCGGCATTAGGTGGTATATCTATCGGGGGCCATTTAAGTAAATTAGAAAATGTGTATAATTTGATAACACGTGAGCGGCCTATTTTTGCGAAACCCGGTACTAAGAAGAATGTACGATATATTATTGGCGATAACTTTCTAAATTTCTGGTTTAAATACATTGAACGGAACCGTTCTTATATTGAGCTACAGAACTTTGAAGACCTTCGTCAACTAGCAAAGGCTGATTATCAGACTTATTCAGGTAGAGTATTGGAGAAATATTTTAAACAGAAATTAGCAGAGGAAGGAGGGTTTAAAGAAATTGGTTCCTGGTGGGAAACTAAAAGTTCTGCAAACAAGGAACGATTAAACTCTTTTGAAATTGATATTGTCGCTCTCAAATCAAGTGGTAAGAAAGCTCTTATAGCAGAGGTTAAACGGATGCCAGAGAATAATTATGTCCATTCAACTTTCATGGAGAAAGTGGAGCATTTAAAACACAAAGAAATGGCGAAATATGATATTGAAACACGAGTCTTAGGCCTAGAGGATATGTAATTTTATTCAAATAGAGTGATGGACGGTGCTCTTAAAGAATTCCCCCAGCTACTATGTTGTAACTGGGGGAATAATTAGTGTTTATGGAGCTCTTCTATTGCAGTTCGTCTGCATCACCATTCAATCTGCTGATCCTCATCCGGAATCTGTGTATTGATGTTCCGTTGCAGCGTCATACTACCTTCTACTTTATATTTAATAGGAATTACATCTACACCGTTCCCACCGTAACTAAAATCTTCAAAGTCATATTCAAACATGATTTGAACATAACGCCGTTCCAAATAAGGACGTGTGGCATCCATAACTGACGTTTTGCTATAAGTTGGTGTTCCTATCAACTCAAACTTCATTTTATTTGTCGGATCACCTTGCTCCATGTGCAGTGTTCCATCCTCATTAAAATGCACGTTTATTTTGTATTTTTCACGCACTTCTTTATCCAAATCCTCACTGATTAAACCTGCATAAAAGAAAACGGTATTATCATTTATCACATATCCAGTCCGCTTATTCGCGGTTCTTGCATTCGTATCCGGCTTACCGTTTATGTATGTGTATACTTTCATAGCCGAAGAAGTATATGAACCAGAATAATTATTGAATGGGATTACACGCAACAATGCTTTCGCATAATTTTTGCGCGGATGACTTTTATAATTATAAGAAGGGTCATCAACAATAGTTAAAGGCAATACCCATTTCTCCAACATATCGATGCCTTGCAAATTAAAATCAATATTCAATTGTTCCACAGAGGAACCGGCCGAAATATGTACCGTCTTAGGAAAATCATATTTATCTTCCTCCAATGCTGTATACCACAATCCCGGACGATGAATGCTGAAACGCTCTATATTCAACGTTTCCAACGTATCTTTATCCACTGCTATATGTACTTCCCTATCCAGTGTATTCGTCGTAGACCCGCTAACAACGATCGGTAACCGATAAGTCACTTTTCCATCTTCCTTATATCTGACGT includes:
- a CDS encoding ATP-binding protein, encoding MKFYNREKEIAELKRVQELAFGQNSRMIVVTGRRRIGKTSLIKQALKGTPTVYFFIGRKAESILVADFIKIVRETLSIFIPDGISNFTTLIQYLFEIGKTRSFNIVIDEFQEFYNIRPDVFSDMQNLWDEYRQETKINLVISGSVYSLMQKIFTDHGEPLFGRADNILCLRPFNTKVLKQIMEDFAPGYSNDDLLALYTLTGGIPKYVELFCDNQALSVDRIYDFVFSENSLFIDEGRNLLITEFGKNYGIYFSILLEIANGHYTQGEIESALGGISIGGHLSKLENVYNLITRERPIFAKPGTKKNVRYIIGDNFLNFWFKYIERNRSYIELQNFEDLRQLAKADYQTYSGRVLEKYFKQKLAEEGGFKEIGSWWETKSSANKERLNSFEIDIVALKSSGKKALIAEVKRMPENNYVHSTFMEKVEHLKHKEMAKYDIETRVLGLEDM
- a CDS encoding IPT/TIG domain-containing protein, yielding MKCKTMKHGNIGLQCMMLAFIFTVCFSSCKDDKDTTAAPYDPSQPVEVTDFTPKSGGTKVRMIIYGSNFGIDPSIISVRVGGKEAKVISVEGNCLYCITPDQCYEGTIELTVGETPTVTIPQKYKYVQQMLVTTLCGYVDELGNGEIKKEGPFNDCGKIDSPTWFSFDPKFPNLLYLTQDNGDQGKKPIRILDLEREYITTGLAAGSDGVGRFRSITWTLDGDTMIIACSKGDVNGASNIFMTRQGNFLDQKRLTTGNGCQASAVHPRNGELYYNNFGEGMVIRYDYHKWGINNNKEHQEKLYAIQDIDWEFNYIIHPSGKYAYIVVINRHYILRANYDEDKKTFTNPYVVCGAPGQAGYDDKIGAKARLSRPYQGVFVKNPEYKAAGKDEIYDFYFTDRDNHCIRKLTPDGITSTFAGRGSVGMNIHANGYVDGALREEARFDSPAALAYDEVNNIFYVGDVNNHRIRKIALEKIPEDLIRDQSDKRISDEVK
- a CDS encoding DUF4973 domain-containing protein, with amino-acid sequence MKNIYAYLMILATVTLSAACNNEWEDEQYEQYISFKSPIPAGGEGVTDIYVRYKEDGKVTYRLPIVVSGSTTNTLDREVHIAVDKDTLETLNIERFSIHRPGLWYTALEEDKYDFPKTVHISAGSSVEQLNIDFNLQGIDMLEKWVLPLTIVDDPSYNYKSHPRKNYAKALLRVIPFNNYSGSYTSSAMKVYTYINGKPDTNARTANKRTGYVINDNTVFFYAGLISEDLDKEVREKYKINVHFNEDGTLHMEQGDPTNKMKFELIGTPTYSKTSVMDATRPYLERRYVQIMFEYDFEDFSYGGNGVDVIPIKYKVEGSMTLQRNINTQIPDEDQQIEW